In Streptomyces canus, one DNA window encodes the following:
- a CDS encoding TROVE domain-containing protein has translation MTRFNKKAARARPTSRVTSTGRILRTYEGGRGHERDARSELFLLAVANFVSQQTSYESGANRDDRFATLVRQLAVTDPAWTAGLLGWLRGEGNLRTASIVGAAEYVKARLDAGTTDGPSNRQVVASVLQRPDEPGEFLGYWTAQYGRNVPKPVKRGIADAVRRLYSGKSLLKYDTASKGYRFGDILNLVHAAPDPDKPWQGELFQYALDRRHNPDTAVPPESSRVLTAHRELMAVPPGRRRALVTSEGGAERLAAAGMTWEALAGWLQGPMDKAAWEAVIPSTGAMALARNLRNFDEAGVSDEVAAQVAARISDPAEVARSRQFPFRYLAAYQHAPSLRWSYPLEQALGHSLANVPALPGRTLVLVDRSGSMWTRLSDRSRLNRADAAAIFGTALALRAADADLVEFGTTSRRLTFGEGESVLKILGRFGDLGGTDTTSAVRAHYRGQDRVLIVTDEQYTYNRHGGPTEQIPAEVPVYTWNLAGYRAGHGPSGIGNRHTFGGLSDAAFRMVPLLEAAQDADWPWAA, from the coding sequence ATGACGCGATTCAACAAGAAGGCCGCACGGGCCCGCCCCACCTCGCGAGTGACGTCGACGGGACGCATCCTGCGGACCTACGAGGGCGGCCGGGGACATGAGCGTGACGCACGCTCCGAGCTCTTTCTGCTCGCGGTCGCCAACTTCGTCTCCCAGCAGACCTCTTACGAGTCCGGCGCGAACCGCGACGACCGGTTCGCCACGCTCGTACGGCAGCTCGCCGTCACCGACCCGGCCTGGACGGCCGGCCTGCTCGGCTGGCTGCGCGGCGAGGGCAACCTCCGTACCGCCTCGATCGTGGGCGCCGCCGAGTACGTCAAGGCACGCCTCGACGCGGGCACCACCGACGGCCCCTCGAACCGCCAGGTCGTGGCCTCCGTACTCCAGCGGCCCGACGAGCCCGGCGAATTCCTCGGATACTGGACGGCGCAGTACGGCCGTAACGTGCCGAAGCCCGTCAAGCGCGGGATCGCCGACGCCGTACGCCGTTTGTACAGCGGCAAGTCGCTGCTGAAGTACGACACCGCGTCCAAGGGCTACCGTTTCGGCGACATCCTCAACCTCGTGCACGCGGCCCCGGACCCGGACAAGCCGTGGCAGGGCGAGCTGTTCCAGTACGCCCTCGACCGCCGGCACAACCCGGACACGGCCGTGCCGCCCGAGTCGAGCCGGGTGCTCACCGCGCACCGCGAGCTGATGGCGGTGCCGCCCGGCCGGCGGCGTGCGCTGGTCACGTCCGAGGGCGGGGCCGAGCGGCTGGCCGCGGCCGGGATGACGTGGGAGGCGCTGGCCGGCTGGCTGCAGGGGCCGATGGACAAGGCGGCCTGGGAGGCGGTGATTCCGTCCACGGGCGCGATGGCATTGGCGCGTAACCTGCGCAACTTCGACGAGGCCGGAGTCTCCGACGAGGTCGCGGCCCAGGTGGCGGCCCGGATCAGCGACCCGGCGGAGGTCGCACGTTCGCGGCAGTTCCCCTTCCGGTACCTCGCCGCTTACCAGCACGCGCCGTCGCTGCGCTGGTCCTACCCGCTGGAGCAGGCGCTCGGCCACTCGCTGGCCAACGTGCCCGCACTGCCCGGCCGGACCCTGGTGCTCGTCGACCGCTCCGGCTCGATGTGGACGCGGCTGTCCGACCGCTCGCGGCTCAACCGGGCCGACGCGGCGGCGATCTTCGGCACGGCGCTCGCGCTGCGGGCGGCCGACGCGGATCTCGTCGAGTTCGGCACCACGAGCCGGCGTCTGACGTTCGGCGAGGGCGAGTCGGTGCTGAAGATCCTCGGCCGCTTCGGCGACCTGGGCGGCACCGACACCACCTCGGCCGTCCGCGCGCACTACCGGGGCCAGGACCGGGTGCTGATCGTCACCGACGAGCAGTACACGTACAACCGGCACGGCGGCCCGACCGAGCAGATCCCGGCCGAGGTACCGGTCTACACCTGGAACCTCGCCGGCTACCGGGCGGGCCACGGCCCTTCCGGCATCGGCAACCGCCACACCTTCGGAGGCCTCTCGGACGCGGCCTTCCGGATGGTTCCGCTGCTCGAGGCGGCCCAGGACGCCGACTGGCCCTGGGCCGCCTGA
- a CDS encoding alkaline phosphatase PhoX: MSLTRRDFAAKSAITGAGVALAGSVGALATAPNALAATDVESEGAEIAGAHGGVGYGPLIADPEGLLALPAGFTYKVITYSGRTKLESGEFTPSNHDGTATFCGPRGATLLVNNHELKGPRANWPHPVPLTEGLVYDPAASGGCTVVEVRHGHVAEWVGIAGTSTNCAGGTTPWGTWLTGEETEDKAGQNGMTKDHGYIFEVDPEDHRANRDPKPVKAFGRYAHEAVVIDPKRGHAYLTEDASGPNGLLFRWTPPAGFHHGRGKLRTLADNAGVLQAFKCFDSGGKFVDDLSRATKIGTVYGVDWVDVPDRDAKTVSVRKQFTDGQVTRARKLEGMWWGDGGAYVVSSYAREESPVQHDGQVWFYDPKRRTLTLKVLLGVNPDPSKDGAFDGPDNITVSPYGGLVIAEDGEGVQHLFGATESGRTYPIARNELNLGTEEEPEYSEFTGVTFSPDGRTLYANIQTPGIMLAITGPWKRQKRG, translated from the coding sequence CGCACCCAACGCGCTCGCGGCCACCGACGTCGAGAGCGAGGGCGCGGAGATCGCGGGCGCCCACGGCGGCGTCGGCTACGGGCCGCTGATCGCCGACCCCGAGGGCCTGCTCGCGCTGCCCGCCGGGTTCACGTACAAGGTCATCACCTACAGCGGCAGGACCAAGCTGGAGTCCGGCGAGTTCACGCCGTCCAACCACGACGGTACGGCCACCTTCTGTGGCCCCCGCGGCGCGACCCTCCTGGTCAACAACCACGAGCTCAAGGGCCCGCGTGCCAACTGGCCCCACCCCGTGCCGCTCACCGAGGGCCTCGTCTACGACCCCGCCGCCTCCGGTGGCTGCACGGTCGTCGAGGTCCGTCACGGGCATGTCGCCGAGTGGGTCGGCATCGCCGGCACCTCCACCAACTGCGCGGGCGGCACCACCCCTTGGGGCACCTGGCTCACCGGCGAGGAGACCGAGGACAAGGCCGGCCAGAACGGCATGACCAAGGACCACGGCTACATCTTCGAGGTCGACCCCGAGGACCACCGCGCCAACCGCGACCCCAAGCCCGTCAAGGCGTTCGGCCGGTACGCCCACGAGGCGGTCGTCATCGACCCCAAGCGCGGCCACGCCTACCTGACCGAGGACGCTTCCGGCCCCAACGGCCTGCTCTTCCGCTGGACCCCGCCGGCGGGCTTCCACCACGGCCGCGGCAAGCTGCGCACCCTCGCGGACAACGCGGGGGTCCTGCAGGCCTTCAAGTGCTTCGACTCCGGCGGCAAGTTCGTCGACGACCTCTCCCGCGCCACGAAGATCGGTACGGTGTACGGCGTCGACTGGGTCGACGTGCCCGACCGCGACGCCAAGACGGTCTCCGTCCGCAAGCAGTTCACCGACGGCCAGGTCACCCGCGCCCGCAAGCTCGAGGGCATGTGGTGGGGCGACGGCGGCGCGTACGTCGTCTCCTCGTACGCCCGTGAGGAGAGCCCCGTCCAGCACGACGGCCAGGTCTGGTTCTACGACCCCAAGCGCCGCACCCTCACCCTGAAGGTCCTCCTCGGCGTCAACCCCGACCCGTCCAAGGACGGCGCCTTCGACGGCCCCGACAACATCACCGTGTCCCCGTACGGCGGCCTCGTGATCGCCGAGGACGGCGAGGGCGTCCAGCACCTGTTCGGCGCCACGGAGAGCGGCCGCACCTACCCGATCGCCCGCAACGAACTGAACCTCGGCACCGAAGAGGAGCCCGAGTACAGCGAGTTCACCGGCGTCACCTTCTCGCCCGACGGCCGGACCCTGTACGCCAACATCCAGACGCCGGGGATCATGCTGGCGATCACGGGGCCCTGGAAGCGGCAGAAGCGCGGCTGA
- a CDS encoding 1-aminocyclopropane-1-carboxylate deaminase, which produces MPLSSYDRYPLLFGPSPVHRLERLTAHLGGAALWAKREDCNSGIAYGGNKTRKLEYLVADALAKGCDTLVSIGGVQSNHTRQVAACAARAGLKCVLVQESWVDWPDAVYDKVGNILISRLAGADVRLVKAGFGIGFKESWEQALRDVEEGGGTPYAIPAGASDHPLGGLGFAAWAYEVADQERELGVFFDTVVVCSVTGSTQAGMVAGFRALEEAGGRPRRVLGIDASAKPVATREQIARIAHGTGQLIGVQKELTEEDVELDERYHAGVYGIPDDTTLDAMRLAARTEGMVTDPVYEGKSMAGMIDLVRRGEIGADSTVLYAHLGGQPALNGYSALF; this is translated from the coding sequence GTGCCCCTTTCGTCCTACGACCGTTATCCCCTCCTCTTCGGACCGTCCCCCGTGCACCGCCTGGAGCGCCTCACCGCGCACCTCGGCGGCGCCGCGCTGTGGGCCAAGCGCGAGGACTGCAACTCCGGGATCGCGTACGGCGGCAACAAGACCCGCAAGTTGGAGTACCTGGTCGCGGACGCCCTTGCCAAGGGCTGCGACACCCTTGTCTCGATCGGCGGGGTCCAGTCCAACCACACCCGTCAGGTCGCCGCCTGTGCCGCCCGGGCCGGGCTCAAGTGCGTGCTGGTGCAGGAGAGTTGGGTGGACTGGCCGGACGCCGTCTACGACAAGGTCGGCAACATCCTGATCAGCCGGCTCGCCGGGGCCGACGTACGGCTGGTGAAGGCCGGGTTCGGCATCGGGTTCAAGGAGAGCTGGGAGCAGGCGCTCAGGGATGTCGAGGAAGGGGGCGGCACGCCGTACGCCATCCCCGCCGGCGCCTCCGACCACCCGCTCGGCGGCCTCGGCTTCGCCGCGTGGGCCTATGAAGTAGCCGATCAGGAACGCGAGTTGGGCGTCTTCTTCGACACGGTCGTGGTCTGCTCGGTGACCGGCTCCACCCAGGCCGGCATGGTCGCCGGGTTCCGGGCGCTGGAGGAGGCGGGCGGGCGGCCCCGGCGGGTGCTCGGCATCGACGCCTCCGCCAAGCCCGTCGCCACCCGGGAACAGATCGCGCGGATCGCCCACGGCACCGGGCAACTCATCGGCGTACAGAAGGAGTTGACCGAGGAGGACGTAGAGCTGGACGAGCGGTACCACGCGGGTGTCTACGGCATCCCCGACGACACCACGCTGGACGCGATGCGCCTCGCCGCCCGCACCGAGGGGATGGTCACCGACCCCGTGTACGAGGGCAAGTCGATGGCCGGGATGATCGACCTGGTCAGGCGGGGCGAGATCGGCGCGGACTCCACCGTGCTCTACGCCCACCTCGGAGGGCAGCCGGCCCTCAACGGGTACAGCGCGCTGTTCTAG
- a CDS encoding GntR family transcriptional regulator — protein sequence MEAMRPLARTLLRDRAYASIRDAIVAGEIEPGAVVRDADLAERLGLSRAPVREAFARLVDDGLLESKPQSYTRVTQVVAAEVRDAAAVVGAMHELVTRVAVPRLFAADIETMRAANERFAAAVTAGDVDEAVHADDALHDVLVRVSGNRAAAATTARYTPLIRRLERRRFGEGGNCRSAGLHDRLIEACTAGDVDEAVRVTAEIWRGLAELADSD from the coding sequence ATGGAAGCCATGCGTCCACTCGCTCGCACCCTTCTCCGGGACCGCGCCTACGCGTCCATCCGGGACGCCATCGTGGCCGGCGAGATCGAGCCCGGGGCGGTGGTGCGGGACGCCGATCTCGCCGAGCGGCTCGGGCTGTCACGGGCGCCCGTGCGGGAGGCCTTCGCGCGGCTCGTCGACGACGGGCTGCTGGAGAGCAAGCCGCAGAGCTACACGCGGGTGACCCAGGTCGTCGCCGCCGAGGTGCGGGACGCCGCCGCCGTGGTCGGGGCCATGCACGAACTGGTCACGCGGGTCGCCGTGCCCCGGCTGTTCGCCGCCGACATCGAGACGATGCGCGCGGCCAACGAACGGTTCGCGGCCGCCGTCACCGCCGGTGATGTGGACGAAGCCGTGCACGCCGACGACGCCCTGCACGACGTCCTCGTCCGCGTCAGCGGCAACCGCGCGGCCGCCGCCACCACCGCCCGCTACACCCCTCTCATCCGCAGGCTGGAGCGCCGGCGCTTCGGCGAGGGCGGCAACTGCCGCTCGGCGGGCCTGCACGACCGGCTGATCGAGGCCTGCACGGCCGGTGACGTGGACGAGGCGGTCCGGGTCACGGCGGAGATCTGGCGGGGCCTGGCCGAGCTGGCCGACAGCGACTGA